A window of Sandaracinaceae bacterium contains these coding sequences:
- a CDS encoding patatin-like phospholipase family protein: MTRVSIVLGAGGPVGHAFHAGVLRALEDALGFDARTATLIVGTSAGAQVAALLRAGMSARDLGARVRGRKLTPEGRAIAQHYVRPSHELPPRSQRPPWRPGSLRYLSSAIRRPWRARPGRLVSALMPDGPVSLEPQAAGFRALFGDRWPDEELWIPAVCRDTGERVAFGSGNAPSTDVGSAVAASGAVPGVCQSVLIAGRRFVDGGIASAAHVDLLAATDEDVIFVSNPLSLFPPLRLLLRREVRALRPANKRVVLFEPSADAAAVMGLDVMDVSRAGPTVEAAREAAMKSLRARKLRQLAEQLF, encoded by the coding sequence ATGACGCGCGTCTCCATCGTCCTCGGCGCGGGCGGTCCGGTGGGGCACGCCTTCCACGCGGGCGTCCTGCGCGCGCTCGAGGACGCGCTCGGCTTCGACGCGCGAACCGCCACGCTGATCGTGGGGACCTCCGCCGGCGCGCAGGTCGCGGCGCTGCTCCGCGCGGGCATGTCCGCGCGAGACCTCGGGGCGCGCGTCCGCGGCCGGAAGCTGACCCCGGAGGGCCGCGCCATCGCTCAGCACTACGTGCGGCCGAGCCACGAGCTCCCGCCCCGCTCGCAGCGGCCTCCGTGGCGCCCCGGCTCGCTGCGCTATCTGTCGAGCGCGATCCGTCGCCCGTGGCGAGCGCGGCCGGGCCGGCTCGTCTCGGCCCTGATGCCCGACGGCCCGGTCAGCCTCGAGCCGCAGGCGGCCGGCTTTCGCGCGCTCTTCGGCGACCGCTGGCCGGACGAGGAGCTCTGGATCCCCGCCGTCTGTCGCGACACGGGCGAGCGCGTCGCGTTCGGCTCCGGCAACGCGCCCTCCACCGACGTCGGCTCGGCGGTGGCCGCCTCGGGCGCCGTGCCTGGCGTCTGCCAGTCGGTGCTGATCGCCGGGCGGCGCTTCGTCGACGGCGGCATCGCCTCGGCCGCTCACGTCGATCTGCTGGCCGCGACCGACGAGGACGTGATCTTCGTCAGCAACCCGCTGTCGCTCTTCCCGCCGCTCCGCCTGCTCTTGCGCCGCGAGGTGCGCGCGCTCCGCCCCGCGAACAAGCGGGTGGTGCTCTTCGAGCCGAGCGCGGACGCCGCCGCGGTCATGGGCCTGGACGTGATGGACGTCTCGCGCGCCGGCCCCACGGTGGAGGCGGCGCGCGAGGCGGCGATGAAGTCGCTCCGGGCGCGGAAGCTCAGGCAGCTCGCCGAGCAGCTGTTCTGA
- the rtcA gene encoding RNA 3'-terminal phosphate cyclase gives MDERIDIDGAEGEGGGQVVRTSLALAMATGRPLRIRNVRARRGRPGLLRQHLTALKAIAAMCEGEVRGASLGSREVELRPGRVRHGEHTFAVGSAGSAALVLQTLVTGLLGHAGESRLTIEGGTDNPAAPPSRFLTEVWAPRVRQLGVDLHVEVERRGYYPAGGGRLVVTLRVPERLEGFEVRARGPIEERLAVAIVSALPKAVARRELGVLRTVLGFGKDEVRVEEEASPVGPGNVVSVGFRADSGREVFSAFGQRGKRAEDLAHALANEAQRWLAAEVPVGEHQADQLILLLAIAGGGAFVTTRPSLHTRTQIGLIPRFLPVRIALEEERDRDRATLVVTPSR, from the coding sequence GTGGACGAGCGGATCGACATCGACGGCGCCGAGGGCGAGGGAGGCGGGCAGGTCGTGCGCACGTCCCTCGCGCTCGCCATGGCCACGGGCCGCCCGCTCCGGATCCGCAACGTGCGGGCGCGGCGCGGGCGGCCGGGGCTCCTGCGCCAGCACCTCACCGCGCTGAAGGCCATCGCCGCGATGTGCGAGGGCGAGGTGCGGGGCGCCAGCCTCGGCTCGCGCGAGGTGGAGCTGCGCCCGGGCCGCGTGCGGCACGGCGAGCACACCTTCGCGGTGGGCAGCGCGGGGAGCGCCGCGCTCGTGCTCCAGACGCTGGTGACCGGGCTGCTCGGGCACGCGGGCGAGAGCCGGCTGACCATCGAGGGCGGGACCGACAACCCCGCCGCGCCGCCCTCTCGGTTCCTCACCGAGGTCTGGGCGCCGCGCGTGCGTCAGCTCGGCGTGGATCTGCACGTCGAGGTCGAGCGGCGCGGCTACTACCCCGCGGGCGGCGGCCGGCTCGTCGTCACGCTGCGCGTGCCCGAGCGGCTCGAGGGCTTCGAGGTGCGCGCGCGCGGCCCGATCGAGGAGCGCCTCGCGGTCGCGATCGTCAGCGCTCTGCCGAAGGCGGTGGCGCGTCGGGAGCTCGGCGTGCTGCGCACCGTGCTCGGCTTCGGCAAGGACGAGGTGCGGGTCGAAGAGGAGGCCTCGCCGGTCGGCCCGGGCAACGTCGTCAGCGTCGGGTTCAGGGCCGACTCGGGCCGCGAGGTCTTCTCCGCGTTCGGCCAGCGGGGCAAGCGGGCGGAGGACCTGGCGCACGCCCTCGCCAACGAGGCCCAGCGCTGGCTCGCGGCCGAGGTCCCGGTCGGCGAGCACCAGGCGGACCAGCTGATCCTGCTGCTCGCGATCGCGGGCGGCGGCGCCTTCGTCACCACGCGCCCGAGCCTCCACACGCGCACCCAGATCGGGCTGATCCCGCGCTTCCTCCCCGTGCGCATCGCCCTCGAGGAGGAGCGCGATCGGGACCGCGCCACCCTGGTCGTCACGCCCTCGCGCTGA
- a CDS encoding RtcB family protein gives MTEQAYETFHGGLHPIKAWTRGVPVEDAAKEQLRKIALLPFIHHHVAVMPDVHLGKGATVGSVIPTVGAIVPAAVGVDIGCGMMAVRTSLEASDLPDSLDGVRSDVERAVPHGRTANGGRGDRGAWGSLPKRVEKAWAELAPGFERIADAHPKIRRGNTENHLGTLGTGNHFIELCLDEVDRVWVMLHSGSRGVGNRIGQHFIALAKRELERAGIRVPDRDLAYLREGTESFDEYVRAVGWAQSFAAENRRLMMHRVVDAMRKSAALPAFDAKLEAVECHHNYVAFERHFGADCIVTRKGAVRAGAGELGIIPGSMGAKSFIVRGKGNEDSLSSCSHGAGRKMSRTAAKKKFTLEDHAEATKGISCRKDAGVLDETPAAYKDIDAVMAAQSDLVDVVHTLRQVACVKG, from the coding sequence ATGACCGAGCAGGCATACGAGACCTTCCACGGCGGCCTCCACCCCATCAAGGCGTGGACCCGCGGCGTCCCCGTCGAGGACGCGGCGAAGGAGCAGCTGCGCAAGATCGCGCTCCTGCCCTTCATCCATCACCACGTCGCGGTCATGCCCGACGTGCACCTCGGCAAGGGGGCCACGGTCGGCAGCGTGATCCCCACCGTGGGCGCGATCGTGCCGGCCGCGGTCGGCGTGGACATCGGCTGCGGCATGATGGCGGTGCGCACCTCCCTCGAGGCCTCGGATCTGCCCGACTCCCTCGACGGCGTGCGCAGCGACGTCGAGCGCGCGGTGCCGCACGGCCGGACGGCCAACGGTGGCCGCGGGGACCGCGGCGCGTGGGGCTCGCTCCCCAAGCGCGTCGAGAAGGCGTGGGCCGAGCTCGCGCCGGGCTTCGAGCGCATCGCGGACGCGCACCCCAAGATCCGTCGCGGCAACACCGAGAACCACCTCGGCACGCTCGGCACGGGCAACCACTTCATCGAGCTGTGCCTCGACGAGGTGGACCGCGTCTGGGTGATGCTGCACAGCGGCTCGCGCGGCGTCGGCAACCGGATCGGCCAGCACTTCATCGCCCTCGCGAAGCGCGAGCTCGAGCGGGCGGGGATCCGCGTGCCGGACCGTGACCTGGCGTACCTCCGCGAGGGCACGGAGAGCTTCGACGAGTACGTGCGGGCGGTCGGCTGGGCGCAGTCGTTCGCGGCGGAGAACCGTCGGCTCATGATGCACCGCGTGGTCGACGCGATGCGCAAGAGCGCCGCGCTGCCCGCGTTCGACGCGAAGCTCGAGGCGGTCGAGTGCCACCACAACTACGTGGCGTTCGAGCGGCACTTCGGGGCCGACTGCATCGTGACCCGCAAGGGCGCGGTGCGCGCCGGGGCCGGCGAGCTGGGCATCATCCCGGGCAGCATGGGCGCCAAGAGCTTCATCGTGCGCGGCAAGGGCAACGAGGACAGCCTCAGCTCGTGCAGCCACGGCGCGGGCCGGAAGATGAGCCGGACCGCGGCGAAGAAGAAGTTCACGCTCGAGGATCACGCCGAGGCGACGAAGGGCATCTCGTGCCGCAAGGACGCGGGCGTGCTCGACGAGACCCCGGCGGCGTACAAGGACATCGACGCGGTGATGGCCGCGCAGTCCGACCTCGTCGACGTGGTGCACACGCTGCGTCAGGTGGCGTGCGTGAAGGGGTAG
- a CDS encoding M18 family aminopeptidase: MHEQPLADDLLAYIEASPTPWHAVRETRRRLEEAGYRALDERERWKLSPGDKVFVIRGGSSIAAFELGTAPPSEAGFRFVGAHTDSPNLRLKPRPQRQREQIHQLSVEPYGGVLLHTWLDRDLSIGGRLLTRDGDGLAETLVRFDAPLARVSSLAIHLHRDVNEEGLRLNPQEHMLPMFAFGGEAPALEAMLAERAGVDPAAIIGWDLCLFDVLPPSRGGVDGEMIFAPRLDNLASCHAGLSALLDAGDATKASRGVVLYDHEECGSMSPQGADSPFVPELLERLARAFDDTSDAYPRALARSFLVSADMAHAVHPNYADRHEPEHKPRLGAGPVIKTNVNQRYATDGESAARFKRWCAEADVVPQEFVTRSDLRCGSTIGPISAGRLGVRALDVGNPMLSMHSCREMAASADVAPMIAALRVFLSRLD; encoded by the coding sequence ATGCACGAGCAGCCCCTGGCCGACGACCTCCTCGCCTACATCGAAGCCTCCCCGACCCCGTGGCACGCGGTCCGCGAGACCCGTCGGCGCCTGGAGGAGGCGGGCTATCGCGCGCTCGACGAGCGGGAGCGCTGGAAGCTCTCGCCAGGCGACAAGGTCTTCGTGATCCGCGGCGGCTCGTCGATCGCCGCGTTCGAGCTGGGCACCGCGCCGCCGTCCGAGGCGGGGTTTCGCTTCGTGGGCGCGCACACGGACTCGCCCAACCTCCGGCTCAAGCCGCGGCCGCAGCGTCAGCGTGAGCAGATCCACCAGCTCAGCGTCGAGCCTTACGGCGGCGTGCTGCTCCACACCTGGCTGGATCGGGACCTCTCGATCGGGGGCCGCCTCCTGACGCGCGACGGGGACGGGCTCGCGGAGACCCTCGTGCGCTTCGACGCGCCGCTCGCGCGGGTGTCCAGCCTCGCGATCCATCTGCACCGCGACGTCAACGAGGAGGGGCTGAGGCTCAACCCGCAGGAGCACATGCTGCCGATGTTCGCGTTCGGCGGCGAGGCGCCCGCGCTCGAGGCCATGCTCGCCGAGCGGGCGGGCGTGGACCCGGCGGCCATCATCGGCTGGGACCTCTGCCTCTTCGACGTCCTGCCGCCGTCGCGCGGCGGGGTCGACGGAGAGATGATCTTCGCTCCCCGCCTCGACAACCTCGCGAGCTGCCATGCAGGTCTCAGCGCGCTGCTCGACGCGGGCGACGCGACGAAGGCGAGCCGCGGCGTGGTCCTCTACGACCACGAGGAGTGCGGCAGCATGAGCCCGCAGGGGGCCGACTCGCCGTTCGTGCCGGAGCTCCTCGAGCGGCTCGCGCGCGCCTTCGACGACACGAGCGACGCCTACCCACGGGCGCTGGCGCGCTCCTTCCTCGTCTCTGCCGACATGGCGCACGCGGTGCACCCCAACTACGCCGACCGCCACGAGCCCGAGCACAAGCCGCGGCTCGGCGCCGGCCCGGTCATCAAGACCAACGTCAACCAGCGCTACGCCACCGACGGCGAGAGCGCGGCCCGCTTCAAGCGCTGGTGCGCCGAGGCCGACGTCGTCCCGCAGGAGTTCGTCACCCGCAGCGATCTGCGCTGCGGCTCCACCATCGGCCCCATCAGCGCCGGCCGGCTCGGCGTGCGCGCGCTCGACGTGGGCAACCCGATGCTCTCGATGCACAGCTGCCGCGAGATGGCGGCCTCGGCCGACGTGGCGCCGATGATCGCGGCGCTGCGCGTCTTCCTGTCGCGCCTCGACTGA
- the rtcR gene encoding RNA repair transcriptional activator RtcR encodes MPRTVVISALGTTLDRGRGESRWHRWRPTVALHQHEDLLVDRLELLYSPGYEALAETVMGDIERLSPETEIALHPLSLADPWDFEAVYAELLDFAKTYQSGDDEELLVHITTGTHVMQICFFLLVESRHLPGKLIQTRPPRRGDGGGWSVIDLDLERYDQLKARFDAERDEDLSFLKAGIATRNARFNRMVAQIERVALSSREPILLMGPTGAGKSQLARRIFALRAQRGLTSGEFVEVNCATLRGDAAMSALFGHVKGAFTGAQKDRAGLLRRADGGVLFLDEIGELGLDEQAMLLHAIEEKRYLPVGADAPVAVDFALLAGTNRDLRAEAAAGRFREDLLARLDVWTFSLPSLAERPEDLEPNLDHELVRQSERLDRVVRMTAEARARFLEFGRHAAWRGNFRDLAAAVIRMSTLAPDRIDLDTVEEEIGRLEQAWAPLAPRVEDGRVRHHLGEAASELDRFDRVQLEDVLRVCERAPSLSAAGRELFAESRRRRASTNDADRLRKYLAKHGLAFADLGAG; translated from the coding sequence ATGCCGCGCACCGTCGTCATCTCCGCCCTCGGCACGACGCTCGACCGGGGCCGGGGTGAGTCGCGCTGGCACCGCTGGCGGCCCACCGTGGCGCTCCACCAGCACGAGGACCTGCTCGTGGACCGGCTGGAGCTGCTCTATTCGCCGGGATACGAGGCGCTCGCCGAGACGGTGATGGGCGACATCGAGCGGCTCTCGCCCGAGACCGAGATCGCGCTCCACCCGCTGAGCCTCGCCGATCCGTGGGACTTCGAGGCGGTCTACGCGGAGCTGCTCGACTTCGCGAAGACGTATCAGTCTGGAGACGACGAGGAGCTGCTCGTGCACATCACGACGGGCACGCACGTGATGCAGATCTGCTTCTTCCTCCTCGTGGAGAGCCGCCATCTGCCGGGCAAGCTCATCCAGACGCGGCCGCCGCGCCGGGGGGACGGGGGCGGCTGGTCGGTCATCGACCTGGATCTCGAGCGATACGATCAGCTCAAGGCGCGCTTCGACGCCGAGCGGGACGAGGATCTCAGCTTCCTCAAGGCCGGCATCGCGACGCGGAACGCGCGCTTCAACCGGATGGTGGCGCAGATCGAGCGCGTGGCGCTCTCGAGCCGGGAGCCGATCCTGCTCATGGGCCCGACCGGCGCGGGCAAGTCGCAGCTCGCGCGGCGCATCTTCGCCCTCCGGGCCCAGCGGGGGCTCACCTCGGGGGAGTTCGTGGAGGTGAACTGCGCGACCCTGCGCGGCGACGCGGCGATGAGCGCGCTCTTCGGCCACGTCAAGGGCGCGTTCACCGGCGCGCAGAAGGACCGGGCCGGCCTGCTCCGGCGCGCGGACGGCGGGGTGCTCTTCCTGGACGAGATCGGGGAGCTGGGTCTCGACGAGCAGGCGATGCTGCTGCACGCGATCGAGGAGAAGCGCTACCTCCCGGTCGGGGCCGACGCGCCCGTGGCGGTGGACTTCGCGCTCCTGGCCGGGACCAACCGGGATCTGCGGGCGGAGGCCGCGGCGGGGCGCTTCCGTGAGGATCTGCTCGCGCGGCTCGACGTCTGGACCTTCTCGCTCCCCTCGCTGGCCGAGCGCCCGGAGGACCTCGAGCCGAACCTCGACCACGAGCTGGTCCGGCAGAGCGAGCGGCTCGACCGGGTGGTGCGCATGACGGCGGAGGCGCGGGCGCGCTTCCTGGAGTTCGGGCGACACGCGGCGTGGCGAGGGAACTTCCGCGACCTCGCGGCGGCCGTGATCCGGATGTCGACCCTCGCCCCCGATCGAATCGACCTCGACACGGTGGAGGAGGAGATCGGTCGGCTCGAGCAGGCCTGGGCGCCCCTCGCGCCGCGCGTCGAGGACGGCCGCGTGCGTCACCACCTGGGCGAGGCGGCGTCGGAGCTCGACCGCTTCGACCGGGTGCAGCTCGAGGACGTCTTGCGGGTCTGCGAGCGCGCGCCGAGCCTCTCCGCCGCGGGCCGCGAGCTCTTCGCGGAGAGCCGGCGGCGGCGCGCGAGCACCAACGACGCCGACCGCTTACGGAAGTACTTGGCGAAGCACGGGCTCGCCTTCGCGGACCTCGGCGCCGGCTGA